A stretch of DNA from Spiroplasma endosymbiont of Nebria brevicollis:
TTGAGAAAAAAACAAATTGGTGGCAGTTGAATAATAATTTGAAAATGAAAGAACCACCTATGAACTTGTCAAGTAAAGTGGACAATAAAAAGAACCTTATATAATTATTATTATAAATGTTACATTAAATCTAATTTCATAGGAATAAACTTAATATTTGTTTGGGAATAAGCTAATCGATATTCAATTGGACTCATTCCTTTTAATTTTGGTTGTGGTCGATGATTGTTGTAAAAATAAATATACTTAAGTAAATTTTCTTTAATTCATTCAATAGTTCGTTTTTTTCTTGGAATCTGATATAAGAATTCAGTTTTCATAGTTCCAAACCATGATTCTGTTGCCCCATTATCTGGAGAATTTCCTCTTCTGGACATTGATATTTTTATACCTAACGTATCACATAAAGTTTTATAAGAAGGGTTGGTATAATGAAAACCTTGATCTGATTGTAAAATTCATGTTTTATACTTTCCAACATTAACTCAAGCTTGAATAATATTTTTTGTTACAAATGACATATCTAAACTTGAACTTATTTTGTAATCTAATATTTCATTATTGTGAAAATCCTTAACGATTGATAAATAATACGTTTTACCATTAGTTAGTAAATAGGTTATATCAGTGCCTAATTTTTGATTTAAACCAGTAGTTGCAAAATTACGGTCTACTAATAAATTATCATATCTTAAACTGCCAGATTTTAACCTATAATCAAACTTCTTTGTTCTAATTTTGGATTTTAAACCCATATTTTTCATATACCTATAAACAATATGTGGTTGTATGTTTAACTTATAAATTTTCTTTATTCAACAACAAATCATGTTATAACCATAAATTTCTTTGAACGCATAAAATGTACTTTTAATTATATTAGCAATAAATGGAATCCATTTATTAAACTGTTTCATACCATTGTTAAGTCATTTATAATAACCAGATTTTGAAACTTTTAATAATTTACAAAGGTAATTAACTGGATTTTTTGTTTGTAATTGAGATATCGCCTGGCACTTTCCCTTTGTCGATATCTCTAAATACTTTTTTAGATAATTCATTACCTCAATATATTGAATTAGTTCTTCTTTAGTCATTTCATTTAAATCAAGAGTTTTAGGTCTACCTTGCCGTTTACCTTTTGATTGGATACCTTTTCCTGGAATAAGACTATCTTCACCTAAAGTTCTTATAGATTTGCGTCATCTTTTAATACTACTTTTATCAACATTTAATATTTTACTTGCAGTAATACAACCTAAACCTTCTAATTTTTTTAACATTTCTAATTTTTCTTCTTTTGAATATCATTTATGCAGAAAATGAACACCTCTCTCAATAAAGTTTTACCACAAAATGGTTCTTTTTTGTGTCTACTTTAATTATAGGTGATCATTTCCTGAAGTTTTTCGGGCTTATTATCGTTGTTTCAACTGTCTTTATAATTTTGTGGATTATAAGTCTCATCTAATCAAGTAATTCCACTAAGTGCTTGATTAGACGTAAAATTACAATTTTTTATTCCTTTTAAAAATAATTAATTTAACTTAAAAGGAATAAAAACAAAGACGTAATACATAATTAGTAAGCAGCATTATTCAACATCTATCAGATGAAAAAAGTCAAATTTATGCCTACAAAAATATTAAATGATAGAATTTTAATACCACTGGGATAAAGGTGAGAAAATTTTTTTAATTTTGTAGAAAAGTAGTGATGGATTAATTTTTTCCATCACAGCATATGTATATAATGAATTCAAGTTAATTTTTGTTGATTTATAAAACTTTTTAGTGTAAATTATTAAAATAAATAGCACTCTATTATATATCAATATTTTTGTTATAAATTAAAAGAAAATTTTTAAATATTAGCCATATTTATAATAAAAATTGGTTAGGAGTTTCAATAATGTTAGACGTTATTAAAAAAAATGATTTTATAAAACGATACTCAAAAATGATTTTGCAAAACAAGGTAGCAGTTTTTCTAGGAGCTGGAATAAATGTAGAAGTAGGTTTACCTACATGAATTGATTTATTAAGAGACATTTTTGAGGACTTAAATTTAGAAGTTAAAGAAAATATTGATTTAGCTTTAATTGCTCAGTTCTATATAAACGAAAAGGGATCAGAAAGAGAACTATTAAATATAATATCAGAAAAAATTAATCTACAGAATAAAAAGCCAGGAAAAAATTTAACTTCACTAACTAGATTACCAATTCAACAATTTTGAACAACAAATTATGATGATTTATTTGAAAAAGCCTTAAATAATGAAAATAAGAAATATGATTCTATTTATAATAAGAAACAATTTTATACTGCATGTAGAAAATATTCTATTTTTAAAATTCATGGCGATATTCTTAATAAAGAATATCTTGTGTTTTCAAAAGATAGTTATGATTTATATGAAAAAGATAGGAAATTTTTTTGAGATAAACTAAGCATGGAATTAATTAATAAGAATTTTTTATTTATAGGAACTTCAATTGAAGATACCAATTTAAATCTAATTTTAAGTAAAGTAAATATGATTGTAAATAAAGAAGATAAAAGTGAGCATTTTATTTTTTTAAAAGATATAAAAGAACATCAAAAATTTGAAAGAATGTTCTTACAACATAAAATCAAAGATTTAAAAACAAGATTTAATATAAAGACAGTATTGTTAGAAGATTATTCTGAATTATCGGAAATTTTTAACTCAATAAATAGTTTAATCTTAAGAAAAAATATTTTTATCTCAGGTGCAGCTTATAGTTATAAAGAATTTGATAATGAAATTAATAGCAAAACATTTTTATACAATTTGGCAAATGAATTATGTAAAAAACAGAAAAAAATAATTAGTGGTTTTAGTTTAGGGATTGGTGATTCTATTATAAGTGGTGCAGTTGACTATTCTAAGGATAATGGAACTGATTTAGAAGAAATTTTAGATGTATGACCATTTCCACAACATTCAAAAAAACATGATATAAATCAAATTTGGAACGATTATCGTAATAAAATAATTGAAAAATCAGGAGTTATTATATTTGTTTTTGGTAATAAATTTGACAAAAAACATAATAAAATAATAAATTCGCAAGGAATGATGGAAGAATTTGAAATAGCAAAATCACAAAATAAAATAATTATACCTATAGGTTCAACTGGGTATATGAGCAAGAAAATTTTAAATTTAATTGAAAAAGATATAAAAGATTTTAAGTATTTAAAAGATTATTTGACTATTCTAAAATCAGAAAAAGACTACAAAAAAATTGTTAGCATTATCGTAGAAATTTTGAATAAAAGAAATTAGTTGAAAGAAAATGCGAAATTTTACGTATAATGTTTTCATATCATATTATTATGATGAAACAAAAGAATATATTTATTTTATAGTTAACTTTGGACTTAACCTTTTCTAAGTATATGTTTTCATACTGGCTTAATTTGGTTTGTAATCTCACAGAATTAATAGGTTTACCACCACTAATTATGAATCCCTTTAACTAATTGGTCATATGCTTTAATAATTTCTCTTACTTGTTTTCATGTTTCAAAAGTACCACCAACATAATGCACATGACCACCAACACCAAATTGTTGAGCAATATTATTCACAGGAAATTTATTACTGCGAAAAATACCTGTAATAGGGCCATCTACTACTGATTGACTAAACATCATTCAAATTTTAGCATCATCAATATTAGCAAGTAAATCAACTTCTTCATTAGCTTGCGCAGCTGAGACATTTAATGATTGACAAACTTTAGCTTCTAAACAACATGATAAAACTTTATTATCACTAAATTCATATTTACTTAAAATTATTGATTTTAATTGTAAGGTATCAACTGTTTGCTCATAATATTCATTATAGATTTTTGTTAAATCAATTTTAAATGATGTTAAATAACTAAGAATACTAAAAGTAGTACTATCAACAGTAGGATAGTGAAAGCGATCAGTATCACTAATCATACCTGTATATAAAATTTGAGCGATATTACTATCCATATCTAATTTTAAATGAGAACTTAACATGGCAATCATTTGTGATGTCGATGATGATTTTTCATCAATTCAGTTTAAGTTACCATATAAATCAGTCACTGGATGATGGTCAATTTTAATTATGGTTTTGGCAAGACAATAACGTTGATCATCAATTCGTGGTCTATTGGCAGTATCACTAATAATTACAAGACTATCTTTTATAAACGTTGCTTTTTCTGGTCGCAAATATTGGTTTCAATCAGAAAAACGCGTACTTACATCATTAAAACACATAACTTGTTTATTGGGAAATGATTTCTTGATTAATAATGACAAGCCAATTTGGCTACCATAGGCATCCCCATCAGGATTAATATGTGCTAAGCAAACAATTTTTTCATGTTTTTTAATTTCATCTCAAATTTCATTTATAATTTTCATACGATCAATCCTTTTTATAATAATGTTTCAATGCTTGTAACTAATTGTTGAAATTCTAATCATGAAAATACTTTACATCCAACAGCACTATTGTGACCACCAACACCAAATTGTTGAGCAATAGTATTAACTTTAATATTATTATCACTAGTGCGCAATTCACAACGAATATGTTTATCAGGATATTCAATTCCTATTACTCAAATTGGATGACCAATCACATTACTGAAAATATTAACATGAAAAGCAGCTTTATCGGCACTAAGTTTTAATTGAGTTAAATATTTATTAGTAATAGTTAAGCTAATAATTCCTTTAGCAGAAAGTTTGTAATTTGCATAACAATAACTTAAAAATTGGGCTTCATTATTACTTTTTGCATCTAATTATCGGGCGTATCCAAAATAGGTATAGATTTAATAAAAATATAAATGAGAGATAATACTCTCATTTTTAATTGTTAAACAATTATAATTAATTATTTTGATAAATCTGTACTTTATTAAAGTAATTAATTATTACATAACTTAATAAAAATTATTAAAGGCTATAGTGCAGATATAACTAATAGTAATTTTTGTGTTGGTCTTTTATAACTTTATATTTTTTTTTGGTTCCCTTCCCCCTAGAACCCCCTACCCTCCGAGGCTTATTGCTACTTACAGTAGCAATAAGCCTATACGTAGTAGATAGTAAATATTTAGTATATAAGCCTTTATCACTGTAAGTGATAAGGCTTATACATAATAGAAAGGTTAGAAAGGAATATATGACAACTATTAATTTAGAATTAAAAAGTAAAATTAAAGAAACAGATAAAGGTATATTATTAGAAATTGGTGAATATGAAACATGATTTTCTATTCAATATACTAATATTGATAATAAAAATAAAAAAATATTAATAAAAATTTTTGAAGATTGAGATTATAAATTAGGTAAAAAATCTATTATAAATGATATTTCTACTATTAAAGGTAGTGAAATTTTAAAATATATAAAAAATATTCCAAATGTTACTGCTAATGAAAATGAATTAATATCTTGTGAATTTTATAAAAAATATAATGGTTATTATATTGGACAAATAAAAAATGAAGAATGTTTTAAATATAATATTACCTGAGAAAAAGATAGAAAAAGTTTTAAAATAAATAATCCATATAATCATAATGATTTAGTAATAAATTATATAGTAACATCATTAAAAGATTTAGTAACTCATAATAATAAAATATTTTATTTAAAATATTAAGAAAGGAATTAATATAAATGCTTAATTGAAATATTATTACTCATAACTGTGATATTTGTTATAAAAAATCTTCATTTGCTAATAGAACATGTAATAACTGTTTTTATAAATTAATAGGTAAAAATAATGAAATGTAAATTACATAATAAAAAATATATTTGAATTAGTGAAATAGATAATTCTTATTATTGTAATAAATGTATTAATAATATGATTGAAGAAGATATATATTTAACAAGTGATAACTATTATAGTTTATATAACTATTATATTAATGAATTACAATTAGAAAATTTTTAAAGGAGAAAAGATAATGAATCAATTAGAATTACAAAATGCAAGAAAATTAATAGATAAATTTGAAGAATTACAAGAAGAATTTAATAGTAAATATGAAGAATTAGAATTTGAAATTGATAATGATGGTGATTTAAAAATTATGAAAGATTATTTTTCATATGAAAAAATAAATAAATTAGAACAAGTAATTATTCATTATAAAAAAATTATTAAAGGTTAAAGGAGAAAAATAATATGCAATATAATTATTTATTAAAATATAAAGTAAATTATACTAATAAAAGAAAACAAAAAATATTTTCTACAATTGAAAATGCTATTAATTTTCATGAAAATTATAAACATCATATATTAGAAAATGCTTATATTGAACATTATGAAATATTAGTAATGGAATTAGATATTAAAGGAGTTGAATAATAATGCCAGCACATAAGAAAAATCAAGAAGATTTAATTATTAAACAAATTCATATTTGAGTTAATAAAACTGATTATTATAAATTAAAAATAATTTGTGTAGAAAAAGATATTACAATTAATAAATTTGTAAGGAATTTAATTAAAAATGCAATTGAATAATAATTTAATTTTTAAAAAAGATACACATCAATATTTTATTAAAAATAAAGAATTAATTTCAGTTTCTAAAATTATTCAATATTATTTATATGAAGATAAAAATCCTTATGAAAATATACCTTTTGATAGATTAGAAAATGCTAGATTAAGAGGAGAAACTGTTCATAAAGTAGCAGAATTATATTTTAAAAATATAAATATTAATAATATAAAAGATAAATTATTAAATAATATTCAACATTTATTTAATAAAAATTATTTACAATATTGTGAAAATTTATTAAATAATTTACAAGAATTTAAAGTAAATACTAAATATATATGTGAACAAGTATTTACTTATGATATTATTGCTGGAACACCAGATTTAATTTATAAAGAAAATAATTTATATACAATAATTGATTTTAAAACATTATCAAATATGTATA
This window harbors:
- a CDS encoding bifunctional oligoribonuclease/PAP phosphatase NrnA, yielding MKIINEIWDEIKKHEKIVCLAHINPDGDAYGSQIGLSLLIKKSFPNKQVMCFNDVSTRFSDWNQYLRPEKATFIKDSLVIISDTANRPRIDDQRYCLAKTIIKIDHHPVTDLYGNLNWIDEKSSSTSQMIAMLSSHLKLDMDSNIAQILYTGMISDTDRFHYPTVDSTTFSILSYLTSFKIDLTKIYNEYYEQTVDTLQLKSIILSKYEFSDNKVLSCCLEAKVCQSLNVSAAQANEEVDLLANIDDAKIWMMFSQSVVDGPITGIFRSNKFPVNNIAQQFGVGGHVHYVGGTFETWKQVREIIKAYDQLVKGIHN
- a CDS encoding SIR2 family protein codes for the protein MLDVIKKNDFIKRYSKMILQNKVAVFLGAGINVEVGLPTWIDLLRDIFEDLNLEVKENIDLALIAQFYINEKGSERELLNIISEKINLQNKKPGKNLTSLTRLPIQQFWTTNYDDLFEKALNNENKKYDSIYNKKQFYTACRKYSIFKIHGDILNKEYLVFSKDSYDLYEKDRKFFWDKLSMELINKNFLFIGTSIEDTNLNLILSKVNMIVNKEDKSEHFIFLKDIKEHQKFERMFLQHKIKDLKTRFNIKTVLLEDYSELSEIFNSINSLILRKNIFISGAAYSYKEFDNEINSKTFLYNLANELCKKQKKIISGFSLGIGDSIISGAVDYSKDNGTDLEEILDVWPFPQHSKKHDINQIWNDYRNKIIEKSGVIIFVFGNKFDKKHNKIINSQGMMEEFEIAKSQNKIIIPIGSTGYMSKKILNLIEKDIKDFKYLKDYLTILKSEKDYKKIVSIIVEILNKRN
- a CDS encoding DHH family phosphoesterase, whose protein sequence is MIGHPIWVIGIEYPDKHIRCELRTSDNNIKVNTIAQQFGVGGHNSAVGCKVFSWLEFQQLVTSIETLL
- a CDS encoding IS3 family transposase, whose amino-acid sequence is MLKKLEGLGCITASKILNVDKSSIKRWRKSIRTLGEDSLIPGKGIQSKGKRQGRPKTLDLNEMTKEELIQYIEVMNYLKKYLEISTKGKCQAISQLQTKNPVNYLCKLLKVSKSGYYKWLNNGMKQFNKWIPFIANIIKSTFYAFKEIYGYNMICCWIKKIYKLNIQPHIVYRYMKNMGLKSKIRTKKFDYRLKSGSLRYDNLLVDRNFATTGLNQKLGTDITYLLTNGKTYYLSIVKDFHNNEILDYKISSSLDMSFVTKNIIQAWVNVGKYKTWILQSDQGFHYTNPSYKTLCDTLGIKISMSRRGNSPDNGATESWFGTMKTEFLYQIPRKKRTIEWIKENLLKYIYFYNNHRPQPKLKGMSPIEYRLAYSQTNIKFIPMKLDLM
- a CDS encoding PD-(D/E)XK nuclease family protein, translating into MQLNNNLIFKKDTHQYFIKNKELISVSKIIQYYLYEDKNPYENIPFDRLENARLRGETVHKVAELYFKNININNIKDKLLNNIQHLFNKNYLQYCENLLNNLQEFKVNTKYICEQVFTYDIIAGTPDLIYKENNLYTIIDFKTLSNMYKENKEKSILQLTAYYWILKNNGFNLSNTHYIYWIQKDNVEKILVEITDELVYEWEMAIALWKEDKHGKWVSN